Proteins encoded within one genomic window of Macrobrachium nipponense isolate FS-2020 chromosome 9, ASM1510439v2, whole genome shotgun sequence:
- the LOC135218080 gene encoding uncharacterized protein LOC135218080 yields the protein MAAVKYLIKYLKHTRDYCIVFRKSGNEALIFSDADFANNKEDRTSFSGLVVCIAGGPVEWRCKKQTVVATSAQQAEYIAMAIATQEALWLCGILREINASDLCMVPCILADNTSAINLAEKDIVNDNSKGVDGKYWSSCNMWHLVTV from the coding sequence ATGGCTGCAGTGAAATATCTGATAAAGTACCTAAAACACACCCGTGACTATTGCATAGTATTCAGGAAGAGCGGAAATGAGGCATTGATTTTTTCTGATGCTGACTTTGCCAACAACAAGGAGGACAGAACATCATTCAGTggactggtggtgtgtattgccGGAGGACCCGTGGAGTGGAGATGCAAGAAGCAAACGGTGGTTGCTACGTCCGCACAACAGGCGGAGTACATTGCTATGGCTATCGCTACGCAAGAAGCACTGTGGCTCTGTGGTATATTAAGGGAGATCAATGCAAGTGATCTTTGCATGGTGCCATGCATCCTTGCTGACAACACATCAGCAATCAACCTTGCAGAGAAGGACATTGTAAATGATAATTCCAAGGGCGTGGATGGGAAGTATTGGTCAAGTTGCAATATGTGGCATCTCGTGACAGTCTAG